CGTGAAAGGCTTCTTTCACGCCAGGAAGAGCGCATCCACGAGGTGCGCGAGAAGGCTTCCACCAAGCGATAGGCAGGAACCCGGCGGCTCGCTCCTTAGCGCGACGGTGTTGGATTGCCTCCTCGGACATCGTGCGGGACCACGACCGGCACGGTGATCGTCTTCCGGTTCCCCGCGGCATCGATGGCCTCATAGGTCAAGGCATAGGCGCGGCCCTCCCCTTCTCCCAGCCGCTCGGCGCGCAGCCGCAGGTCGAAATCAGGGTCGCCCTCTTCGGCTTCCTGAATGTCTTGCGGCAGATCGCCGGCACCGCCCTTCCAAACCTGGTCCGGCTCGTTGCTCGCCACCGATACAAGCGTGACCGTTACCCCGCCACAGAGGTCCTCGGCCGCCGGCACGATGCGCACCTCCACGAGCCGGTGGTCCGGCGGCCAGAGGAGATTGGGAGTCGCTTCGATCGCCAGCCGGGGCGGCGCCGTATCGACCACGTCGATCTCGGCCACCGCAGTGTCGGTCAGCCCGAACTCGTCCACGACGCGCAGGAACACGCGATGAGGGCCGAGCGCAAGCGGGACTTCGAGAATCTCGCCACGTCCGAGCAGCTTTTCGGAATCCATTCCAAGGTCTTCGAGCCACTCGAAAGTCGCGATCCCATCGTTCGTCCCTGGATTGGAGTCGGGATCGGCGGAGGCCGATCCGTCGAGCTTGACGACCGCGCCGCCGGGACCCTGGCACTCAACCTCGCCTTCCGCCCGGGCCGCGGCCTGCGGCGAGCGGTTCTGGATCCAGTGGATGGCCTTCTCGACCACGGTGTCCTTCCCACGGGCGACGTCCTCCTGTGTCAGCCACACCGGCGTATCCACCACGAATTCGTCGTGCGTGAGGAAGTTTGAGGGATCCGTGACGCGGTAGGCGTCGGCTTCAGCGACCCTGGCGAACCAGTCCGGGCCGAAATCGAGTGTGACCGGACCGTTGAAGGCCGTCGCCGTCGTCTTGCCGAAAGTGCGCGCCGTCGGATGAAACGTCATGCGCAGGGCGACCTGGTCACCCGAGCTCACCGCCCCAGGTCCGATCAGGACGGCGATCGGATTCAGATAGAAGTTGCGATCCGGAAACTTATTGATGACATAGGCGCTCGGGGGGCTGTTCGGGGATGGCGCCATGCGGAGATGATCCGCGGGATCCGAGCGCTCGGCAAAGGCGATCGTCGGGGTTGGATCCTTGAACAGGAGGTTCAATCCGGCGTTGCTCAAGAACAAGTTTCCGCCGACATTCATGCGGAAATCGATGATGAGCCCCTGCGTGAGCTGCGCGACCGTCAGGGCGCGGACCGCTTCCTGGAACTCCTGCTGAACGTTTTCAACCCATCCGTAGACATAGATGTATCCGATGTGGGTGCCTTCCACCATCCCCCAGCGAACCAGATCCGACAGGATGAAGTCCGGCGAGGGAACACCCGGGATGTCGAGCTGCTCGGAGCAGAACAGCCGGGGAAGCGTGACGTCGAGCATGTTGGTGGGTTGGTGCGTGATCTCTCCCGTGCGGTGCCTGGCGATGTCGATGACGTCGAACAGGTGCCAGTTCAACCCGGCGGCCATCATGAGGGAATGGTCGAAGCCGTCCGGCGACGATCCCCACCAGCTCCCCCGCAGAGGCAGCTCCTCCTGCAAGAGCTCCTGGTAGAGCTCCCGCCATGGACGGCCGTCATACCCCAGGACTCTGTCACCCGGCACGAGACCCAGCGGGTGGTTGGGCACGGTTCGGTATACCAGCAGGGAATCGTCGGGCAGCGGCGTCAGGCAGGCGCCGAAATGGGTGTCGAATCCCCAGTCGCCCACGTACATCACCGGCACGCCGGGGCGGGCGACCGTCTGAAAGCTCACTCGGATGTCCGATGCATTCGTATGTGATTCCCTGAGAGCCAGGGACATGTGGTTCATGATGGCCGCGAATCGGCCGCGACTGACCCCCGCGGCGATCTCCGGCCGGTATCGATCACGCAGCGCCTGCCAGTCGACGTCCAGGCCCTGGAAGCAGGCGAATCTGGTATCCACGGGTTGCCAGAAGTGATCGAACAGGGAGAGCTTGGTGTCGGTCGGCAGGCCTTCGCCCCAAAGGGCATCGATGGCCTGACGCCAGTCCCGCTGGCTCAGCGTGCCTTCCTGCCTGGGGACGGGAGCAGGATCGAAGGTCGGCGGGTAGAGCCATTCGAGGAAGGGCAGCGGGTCGAGAGCGGGTGCAGGTTCCTCGGCGTCGTCAGCGCCGGATGGTGGGGCGCCGGCATCGCGCGGCCGGGCGACGCTCGAAACGAGGCCGATTCCGACGAGGAGGATCGAGGAGACGATGATGCGACGGAGGACAAGCCTGGATTGCGTCGAAGGGCAAGGTGGCATTGGCCCGACCTCGAGAGTGCTTTGCGAGCGCCCGCGAACGACTTGCCCGGAATATACGCCTCCGCCGAACTCGCGCACCCGCACTTCCAGTTCTCCGCGGGCCGCGCACAGCGGGCCACTGCTCTCGCCCCGGAGTCAGCGAGGCTTTTTGATTGCATTGAACCTTTTTCGAGTCTGAGACGACGAATAATCCTGATTGGGGTTGTGGAAACAGGCGGAGGTTCACCGTATCGAGGAGAGATTCGAGCTCAGCGGCTTTTGGCGCAGCGGAAGCCGAGGTGGTCGCTCCCGGTCGTGACCTCCCCTTTCCCGCGGGTCCCGATCATGTAGCGGGTACAGTATTGCTCGGTGCACAGGAATGATCCGCCGCGGTGCACGCGCTTCTTCTCGTTGGGCTCGGCGGGATCGAACGGGTCATCCGGCCCCTGCGGGTTGCGCGCCACGCCCCCCCCCGCCGCCAGATTGGCGTAGGTGTCGGGCCGGTACCAGTCGCTGCACCATTCCCAGACGTTCCCCGCCATATCCAGCACCCCATAGCCGTTCGCCGGGAAGCGCCCCACCGGCGCGACGCCGCGATAGCCGTCCTCCCCCGTGTCCTCGATCGGGAAGGTCCCCTCATGGATGTTCGCCATCCATCGTCCTTGCGGACGGAGCTCGTCGCCCCATTCGTAGATCTTCCCCGACAAGCCGCCGCGCGCCGCGAACTCCCACTCCGCCTCCGTGGGCAGCCGCTTGCCGGCCCAGGCCGCGTAGGCCGCGGCGTCAGGATAGGCGACGTGCACCACCGGATAATCCTCTCGCCCCTTCAGATCGCTTCCCGGCCCCGTGGGATGCCGCCAGCTCGCCCCGGCGACGTAGCGCCACCACTGGTAATGATCGTCGAGCGGGACCGCGTGGTCCGGCGGAGTGAAGACGACCGATCCGGCCACCAGGTTCCCAGGCGGCGCGCCGGGAAATTCCTCGGCCGTGGGCGTCTTCTCGGCGATGGTGACGTAGCCGGTGGCCCGCACGAAGCGCTCGAACTGACGGTTGGTCACCTCGGTGCGGTCGAGCCAGAAGCCGTCGACGAAGACGCGGTGGACGGGGCGGGCGTCCTCCATCCCGTCGTGCCCGCCGTGCTCCAGGCCGCGCGGATCGCGCGCCCCCATGGAGAACTCGCCGCCTGGAATCCAGACCATCCCTTCGGGCGCGGGGGCCGGAGCGGCGCCCGTGTTGGGAATCGTCTCGAGGAAACCGTCGGTAGGAGTCGACGGGGTTGCAGTCGGAGGCGGCGGCGCGGCGCGCGAGCGCTGCCGGATCACCGCGGAGGTGATCGCAATCGCTCCGGCGGCCGCCAGCGCAATCCAGATCAGAGGCCGATTGGAGGCCGCCGCCCGAGGCCGCGACCCGCGGCCCGCGCTCCGCGCGCTCCCGCCGCCCCGCTCCTTCACGACGTCGCCAGCTTCCCCCTCAGTCCGCGCAGCCGCAGCGCCAGCGCGATCATGAGGATCCCCATCATCACCATGTAGCCCCCGATGACCAGCACCAACGCCAGCGCCCCGGCCCCCGGCCGGGCGAAGAGGAAAGCTCCGAAGAGAACCGAGAGAAGCCCCGACAGGATCAGCCACCACTCGTGGTCGATCACCTTGCGGAGCTTGATGGCGCCGGAGATCTCGAGGACGCCACGGACGATGGCCCAGAAGCCGATGACGTAGAGGAGCACCACCGCCGTCAGCCCGGGCCAGCTGAAGGCGACGATCGCCGCGACGATCCCGAGCAGGCCCAGCAGGATCATCTCCCACCAGGTTCGCCCGTCGGCTCCCCCCTTGATCCCGAGCATCACCCCGCCGATGCCGTCGGCCAGCGCGAACAGGGCGTACAGGATGATCAGGGCCCACAGGGTAATCCCCGGCGAGGCGAAGGCGATCGCCCCGAAGAGCACGGCGCACATCCCCCGGATCATCAGCACCCACCATCGATCGCAGATCGCGGCCAGCATGGGGCCCTCCTTTCCATCGTTGCGTTACGGCGCCTTGTCGCCCGGGAACACCGTTTTCCAGTCGCGCTTCATGTCGACGACCATCCAGCCTCTTGTGTTCGCCTCGTCGAGGGTGGGCCCGAGGGTGCCGATCTTCGAGTCCTTGTCGTAGGCATACTCGCGTGCCGCGTCGGTGTGGTGCACCAGGCCCATCAGCCGCGGTCCTTCGCCGGCGGCGGTCCACTCCAGCATCTGCCGATCCCCCTCCGAATTCCCGAAGGCAAGGATCGGGCGCAATCCAATGAAGCGCTGGATACCGACCGGTTTGCCCTCCTTGTCGTCCACGAAGTCAATCTCCGGCAGCTTGATCAGCGCCGGCTTGCCGCCACGTGCCTCGTAGCGCAGCTTCCCCATACTCCCCACGATCTGATCGGGCGGGATGCCGTAGGCCTCGGTGGCGAAGGCACGCATGAAGTCGATGCCGCCTCCGGAGACGATGAAGGTCTTGAACCCGCTGGCGCGCAGGTAGGCAAGCAGCTCCACCATCGGCTGATAGATCATCTCAGAGTAGGGTCTGCCCGTCTTGGGATGACGCGCCGTGCGAAACCAGTCGCGCACCGTCTTGTCGAACTCCTCGACGGACATGCCCGCGTGCGACACGGCGATGATGCTTCCGATGGCCTGCTCGCCCCCCGCCAGCGCCGCCTTCAGCTCTCCTTTCAGCAGGGACGCGAAAGGTTCCTGCGTCTTCCACTCGGGATGCTGCGGCGCCAGGGCCTTGACCCGATCCAGCGCGAAGGCGAATTGAAAGTAGACGGGCTGCTCGGCCCACAGAGTGCCGTCGTTGTCGAACACCGCGACGCGCCGCTCCGGCGGCACGAAATCCAGCGTGCCCGGCTTGGTGACCCTTTCGACGAATGCGCCGAGCGCTTTCTTCGGGGCGGTCGCATTCCATGAAGGGAGGGAGTCCTCGGCATGCACGAGCGCCGGACAGGCGGCCGCGAGCGCGACACCGAACAGAAGACCGGTCCCCAGGCAGGGCCTTCCTCGCCTGGCAGGAAACGCGCTCATTTCACCGTCCATGGTTCCGACCGCCGCGCTGCGTCGCAGCATGGGTTCCACCCGTCTCGGATCCCGGTCGTCAGAACGAAATGGCCGCGGAAAGGATTCCGAACCGATCCTCGGAATTGTCGGCGTTGAAATAGTAGGCACCGACTTCCATCTTCCAGAACGAGAAGGCGGTCACGACGCCCCACTGCACGTCCCGGTCGGTCTCGTAGACGCGCGTGCGCTGCACCGCCA
Above is a genomic segment from Candidatus Polarisedimenticolia bacterium containing:
- a CDS encoding S41 family peptidase, with the translated sequence MPPCPSTQSRLVLRRIIVSSILLVGIGLVSSVARPRDAGAPPSGADDAEEPAPALDPLPFLEWLYPPTFDPAPVPRQEGTLSQRDWRQAIDALWGEGLPTDTKLSLFDHFWQPVDTRFACFQGLDVDWQALRDRYRPEIAAGVSRGRFAAIMNHMSLALRESHTNASDIRVSFQTVARPGVPVMYVGDWGFDTHFGACLTPLPDDSLLVYRTVPNHPLGLVPGDRVLGYDGRPWRELYQELLQEELPLRGSWWGSSPDGFDHSLMMAAGLNWHLFDVIDIARHRTGEITHQPTNMLDVTLPRLFCSEQLDIPGVPSPDFILSDLVRWGMVEGTHIGYIYVYGWVENVQQEFQEAVRALTVAQLTQGLIIDFRMNVGGNLFLSNAGLNLLFKDPTPTIAFAERSDPADHLRMAPSPNSPPSAYVINKFPDRNFYLNPIAVLIGPGAVSSGDQVALRMTFHPTARTFGKTTATAFNGPVTLDFGPDWFARVAEADAYRVTDPSNFLTHDEFVVDTPVWLTQEDVARGKDTVVEKAIHWIQNRSPQAAARAEGEVECQGPGGAVVKLDGSASADPDSNPGTNDGIATFEWLEDLGMDSEKLLGRGEILEVPLALGPHRVFLRVVDEFGLTDTAVAEIDVVDTAPPRLAIEATPNLLWPPDHRLVEVRIVPAAEDLCGGVTVTLVSVASNEPDQVWKGGAGDLPQDIQEAEEGDPDFDLRLRAERLGEGEGRAYALTYEAIDAAGNRKTITVPVVVPHDVRGGNPTPSR
- a CDS encoding formylglycine-generating enzyme family protein — its product is MKERGGGSARSAGRGSRPRAAASNRPLIWIALAAAGAIAITSAVIRQRSRAAPPPPTATPSTPTDGFLETIPNTGAAPAPAPEGMVWIPGGEFSMGARDPRGLEHGGHDGMEDARPVHRVFVDGFWLDRTEVTNRQFERFVRATGYVTIAEKTPTAEEFPGAPPGNLVAGSVVFTPPDHAVPLDDHYQWWRYVAGASWRHPTGPGSDLKGREDYPVVHVAYPDAAAYAAWAGKRLPTEAEWEFAARGGLSGKIYEWGDELRPQGRWMANIHEGTFPIEDTGEDGYRGVAPVGRFPANGYGVLDMAGNVWEWCSDWYRPDTYANLAAGGGVARNPQGPDDPFDPAEPNEKKRVHRGGSFLCTEQYCTRYMIGTRGKGEVTTGSDHLGFRCAKSR
- a CDS encoding DUF308 domain-containing protein; translation: MLAAICDRWWVLMIRGMCAVLFGAIAFASPGITLWALIILYALFALADGIGGVMLGIKGGADGRTWWEMILLGLLGIVAAIVAFSWPGLTAVVLLYVIGFWAIVRGVLEISGAIKLRKVIDHEWWLILSGLLSVLFGAFLFARPGAGALALVLVIGGYMVMMGILMIALALRLRGLRGKLATS
- a CDS encoding HAD family hydrolase; the protein is MLRRSAAVGTMDGEMSAFPARRGRPCLGTGLLFGVALAAACPALVHAEDSLPSWNATAPKKALGAFVERVTKPGTLDFVPPERRVAVFDNDGTLWAEQPVYFQFAFALDRVKALAPQHPEWKTQEPFASLLKGELKAALAGGEQAIGSIIAVSHAGMSVEEFDKTVRDWFRTARHPKTGRPYSEMIYQPMVELLAYLRASGFKTFIVSGGGIDFMRAFATEAYGIPPDQIVGSMGKLRYEARGGKPALIKLPEIDFVDDKEGKPVGIQRFIGLRPILAFGNSEGDRQMLEWTAAGEGPRLMGLVHHTDAAREYAYDKDSKIGTLGPTLDEANTRGWMVVDMKRDWKTVFPGDKAP